TAAACCAATATTTTCAGCACTAAGATACTTGAATGCCTCCAAGCTAGCCTCcttaatttgattgatgatATCGTCATGTTGGACTTTTGTGTATGCCCTTGCAGCTCCCCATAACTTAATTTTAAGCCAGTATCCTGAAAATTTTGTTTGAAAGTTTTTGTACAAGTGTCTCATGAATTTTCTATGTTCTGCTTGGGGGTATATATGTTGTACTGCTTTTTCCAATCCCTTTTGTCGATCTGATACAAGTACTAGACCTTCTGGagtttgaattgattctttaaGTGCCTCTAAAAACCAAGTCCAACTATCACTATTTTCAGATTCTGCAACACCAAAAGCAACTGAAAACAAACCATTATTTCCATCAAGTGATGTAGCAGCCATCATCACACCCCTGTACTTCCCCTTTAAGTGGCGACCATCTAGGCCTATAAAAGGCCTACAACCAGCTAAAAAGCCCGTACTGCAAGCACGTAGACAAATAAAGAAGTGATGGAAGTAATGCTTATCACCAACCATATCTAACTTTAGCTTTACTACACTATCCGGGTTTCTTCTCAAAAGCTCCTCCTTGAAATCCTCCATTCTCTCAAAAGAATCTGCCCAATTACCATGAATCATAGACATGGCAAGCTCCTTTCCTCGCCAAACTCTGTGGTATGGAAGCTCAAGATGATGGAATTGCAACAATTTCCTTCTTAGCTCAATAGGCGACAGGTTACCCTCTTTTCGTAGCCAACCAATGATCTTATCACATATCCAAAATTGTGTAGCCATCTTGTTGCCACATTTGTTTATAGATGAGCACGTATGAGGTTCCTTTAATTTTTTAACCTGCACATACAAACAAAACAATATATTAATACATGCAATATTTTTTCATAAGCACTGTAATGAAAAGCTAACATATTTCAACCATAATACCTGAAATGTATGACCATCGCATAATAATGAAGCATGAAGCCTCCAATTACAAGCTTCATCTTTGCAACTCACTGTCATTCTACCGGGCTCACTTTTGAGAATTCTTACGGCAAATTCATTCAATATAGCATACTGACTCAGTGCAACCTTGAACTGTTCTCGACTTGTATATTTTGCCCCTACGGCCATGGTAGGATTCTCAATATCCATCTCATATGTCTCTCCCCCGTGGTCTATGATATTTTCATCATCATCGTCAGAATCACTATTATAAATACTGTGATAGCTACTCTCAGAACTATAAATTTCAGTATCTGTTTCCTGCTCCTCTTGAAATAAAGTTTCATCATTTACCCCAATATAGTCATTATTTTCAATAGCAGTAGCTAAGATATCAATGCCTATTGTAGCTAGATGCTCACTATCGTTGTGCCTTTGGTTCTCTCTTACTTCATCCACTCGAATCTCTTCTATTGCAGTTGCAGTACTTCTACATGTTTCAATTTGATCTTGGCTGTCTAGTGTTGATTGAGAAAGTTGTATAATATTGGCCTCTTTTGTGACAAATAAGAAGCACTCTTTCAAATCCTTATACTCCTCAAACAAACTCATCAATTTCTGATCTGTGTCTAATATCATATAAGACTTAGGCGTTAAATCTCTAATCACAGGCCAAATCTTTATGGTCTCTTCAAGCTTCAAATTAAAGGTATGCACTATATCATCATAGAGGTCCTTGTAGCAATAACAGTCAACATCAACTAACCAACTCTTTTGTCTCTCAAAGTAGTACTTCATTCCTGTAGAACTTTTAATCttcttaaaatatcctccaaatTTCACCTTCAATTTGAATAGTTGTTGCTCCATTTAAAAACTTTTacattgaataaataaatatgcacgaTATAAATTGtaagagagagtgcttatcaacCAAACCTATgctaacaaaataaaagaaaaaaaggaatagTATATAAACATCATAGCCATACTATATTTCGGTATTAAAAAATGGGTGATACTTCACCTTTCTTACCATCAAATAAAGTATATAGGTATGTgtttagaaactaaaaaaataGAACTTCAATATAGGTTCACAGTGAGAAAtaggaatgaaataaaatcagctACAATAATTATTATTGTTCTTCTAACACTTGCAATCAGCATTACAATATCAAGGTTGAGCTTCAACAAATAAATCATGATACTGTTTTGATTTCACATTTATGTTGAACTCATTGCCACAAAGAACTTGTTACTAACAAACCAGTATTACAATTACATAACTGAGCTTCTATGTATCCCACCAAGTATCATATCAACCTGGGCCAGATTCGTCATAAAATATCCATCAGTTTATGatggtgtgcgtgcagagggctaagcat
This portion of the Phoenix dactylifera cultivar Barhee BC4 chromosome 11, palm_55x_up_171113_PBpolish2nd_filt_p, whole genome shotgun sequence genome encodes:
- the LOC120103904 gene encoding uncharacterized protein LOC120103904, coding for MEQQLFKLKVKFGGYFKKIKSSTGMKYYFERQKSWLVDVDCYCYKDLYDDIVHTFNLKLEETIKIWPVIRDLTPKSYMILDTDQKLMSLFEEYKDLKECFLFVTKEANIIQLSQSTLDSQDQIETCRSTATAIEEIRVDEVRENQRHNDSEHLATIGIDILATAIENNDYIGVNDETLFQEEQETDTEIYSSESSYHSIYNSDSDDDDENIIDHGGETYEMDIENPTMAVGAKYTSREQFKVALSQYAILNEFAVRILKSEPGRMTVSCKDEACNWRLHASLLCDGHTFQVKKLKEPHTCSSINKCGNKMATQFWICDKIIGWLRKEGNLSPIELRRKLLQFHHLELPYHRVWRGKELAMSMIHGNWADSFERMEDFKEELLRRNPDSVVKLKLDMVGDKHYFHHFFICLRACSTGFLAGCRPFIGLDGRHLKGKYRGVMMAATSLDGNNGLFSVAFGVAESENSDSWTWFLEALKESIQTPEGLVLVSDRQKGLEKAVQHIYPQAEHRKFMRHLYKNFQTKFSGYWLKIKLWGAARAYTKVQHDDIINQIKEASLEAFKYLSAENIGLWSRSQFGITAKCSYITNNLSELFNAWISEARHRPVLDLLDVVRQKIMVKMEGRRRMVARWKENLVPVVMKYVRDISL